Proteins from a single region of Pseudomonas fulva:
- a CDS encoding NIPSNAP family protein, with product MITCYLRYIIDPYQLAEFEHYANLWIPLVEKFGGQHHGYFLPSEGANNVALALFSFPSLAAYEDYRERSMKDEECLAAFAYAQQNRCILSYERSFMRPVGVEPR from the coding sequence ATGATCACCTGTTACCTGCGCTACATCATCGACCCTTACCAGCTGGCCGAATTCGAGCACTACGCCAACTTGTGGATTCCCCTGGTGGAGAAATTCGGCGGCCAGCACCACGGCTACTTCCTGCCCTCCGAAGGTGCCAACAATGTGGCCCTGGCGCTGTTCAGCTTTCCCAGCCTGGCTGCCTACGAGGACTATCGGGAGCGCTCCATGAAGGACGAAGAATGCCTGGCCGCCTTCGCCTACGCCCAACAGAACCGCTGCATCCTCAGCTACGAGCGCAGCTTTATGCGACCGGTTGGCGTCGAGCCGCGTTAA
- a CDS encoding sugar ABC transporter ATPase, giving the protein MATQSIIVPRISSFPGHERKAQQILRWLAKRDIVEALPTTCGRSGMAYAIAPGASRVVEAAGQLPFAQPVNGLEVIYRRCIYTPTEGFLEEAGCPECRQEIGEALFESLDEWMPGETDNFACPLCGHEDDINGFLFLQPCGFSNLGFIFNGWAQARFTASFLEEFAERLGYPVAVVEA; this is encoded by the coding sequence ATGGCCACGCAAAGCATCATCGTCCCGCGCATTTCCAGCTTTCCCGGTCACGAGCGCAAGGCGCAGCAGATCCTGCGCTGGCTGGCCAAGCGCGATATCGTCGAGGCGCTGCCGACCACCTGCGGGCGCAGCGGCATGGCCTACGCCATCGCGCCGGGGGCGAGCCGGGTGGTGGAGGCGGCTGGGCAGTTGCCATTCGCCCAGCCGGTCAACGGCCTGGAGGTCATCTACCGGCGCTGCATCTATACGCCCACCGAAGGGTTTCTCGAGGAAGCCGGTTGCCCGGAGTGCCGGCAGGAGATCGGCGAGGCGCTGTTCGAGAGCCTGGACGAGTGGATGCCCGGCGAAACCGACAACTTCGCCTGCCCGCTGTGTGGGCATGAAGACGACATCAACGGCTTTCTGTTCCTGCAGCCCTGCGGGTTTTCCAACCTGGGCTTCATCTTCAACGGCTGGGCGCAGGCGCGCTTCACGGCAAGCTTTCTCGAAGAGTTCGCCGAACGGCTGGGCTATCCGGTGGCCGTGGTAGAGGCTTGA
- a CDS encoding multidrug/biocide efflux PACE transporter — translation MKPSTIARRSMKERVLHATLFELIAVVVCAPLLAWAMGKSLAHMGALTLMFSAIAMLWNMIFNILFDAAQRRMGFERGLWARISHALLFEAGLILVLVPLAAWWLSISLVAAFFLDIGLILFFLPYTLGYNLAYDKLRERYYSRRQARPLACS, via the coding sequence ATGAAGCCGTCCACCATTGCCCGGCGCTCCATGAAAGAGCGCGTATTGCACGCCACCCTGTTCGAACTGATCGCCGTGGTGGTGTGCGCACCGCTGCTGGCCTGGGCGATGGGCAAGTCGCTGGCGCACATGGGCGCCCTGACCCTGATGTTCTCGGCCATCGCCATGCTCTGGAACATGATTTTCAACATCCTGTTCGATGCCGCGCAGCGGCGCATGGGTTTCGAGCGCGGCCTGTGGGCGCGAATCAGCCATGCGCTGCTGTTCGAGGCCGGCCTGATCCTGGTGCTGGTACCGCTGGCGGCCTGGTGGCTGTCGATCAGCCTGGTGGCGGCGTTCTTCCTGGATATCGGCCTGATCCTGTTCTTCCTGCCGTACACCCTGGGCTACAACCTGGCCTACGACAAACTGCGCGAGCGCTACTACAGCCGGCGTCAGGCCCGCCCATTGGCGTGTTCCTGA
- a CDS encoding LysR family transcriptional regulator, translated as MNLSPESLQAFAQAAATGSFSAAARRLGKSQSTISEAISRLEVDLDVTLFVRGARHLALTEAGSSLLSRVQDVLAASDRLLRQASQLAAGLEPKLTLVLSDAYQASQYQARLSELDERYPDLEFECFFAEHADVLDLVGQGRAHLGLLAAQASYPPELAHASLADAADFGLFVAKGHPLSRLPRVTLEDLMHWRVLRLSSVADHPGELDDLPGSGGRCWSAPDYLLLLEMAALGFGWAALPRQLVQSHGNQGLHELAVNGWPKQVAVDVVWSRVRPLGPAASWLLERLLSA; from the coding sequence ATGAATCTCTCTCCCGAATCCCTGCAGGCATTCGCCCAGGCAGCTGCCACGGGCTCGTTCAGCGCCGCGGCCCGGCGTCTGGGCAAAAGCCAGTCGACGATCAGCGAGGCGATTTCGCGCCTCGAGGTCGACCTCGACGTCACCCTGTTCGTGCGCGGCGCCCGGCACCTGGCCCTGACCGAAGCCGGCAGCAGCCTGCTGAGCCGCGTGCAGGACGTACTGGCCGCCTCGGACCGCCTCCTGCGCCAGGCCAGCCAGCTGGCGGCGGGCCTGGAGCCCAAGCTGACCCTGGTACTCTCCGACGCCTATCAGGCCAGCCAGTACCAGGCGCGCCTGAGCGAGCTGGATGAGCGCTACCCGGATCTGGAGTTCGAGTGTTTCTTCGCCGAACACGCCGATGTGCTGGATCTGGTCGGCCAGGGCCGCGCCCACCTGGGCCTGCTTGCCGCCCAGGCCAGCTACCCGCCCGAGCTGGCCCACGCGAGCCTGGCGGACGCGGCGGACTTCGGCCTGTTCGTCGCCAAGGGGCATCCGCTCAGCCGACTGCCTCGCGTCACCCTCGAAGACCTGATGCACTGGCGCGTGCTACGCCTGAGCAGCGTGGCGGACCACCCCGGCGAACTGGACGACCTGCCCGGCAGCGGGGGGCGCTGCTGGTCGGCGCCAGACTACCTGCTGTTGCTGGAAATGGCCGCCCTGGGCTTCGGCTGGGCCGCCCTGCCCCGCCAGCTGGTGCAGAGCCACGGTAACCAGGGCCTGCATGAGCTGGCGGTCAATGGCTGGCCGAAGCAGGTAGCCGTCGATGTCGTCTGGTCTCGGGTCAGGCCCCTGGGGCCGGCAGCCTCATGGCTGCTGGAACGGTTATTGAGCGCCTGA